From a region of the Triticum aestivum cultivar Chinese Spring chromosome 7D, IWGSC CS RefSeq v2.1, whole genome shotgun sequence genome:
- the LOC123165762 gene encoding uncharacterized protein: MLQGLEAHLKIASKMNGFNLGTWPDIDVTRWTIKEYIQDRIQSDGSSCGLFMLQFIEYWTGHKLSHPVTQEDVKPFRQKVAIILHESDLNDIKGTPEYHNPADDIIDTDGVEILDPPPAMVVLRMPLNKNELLCKLRGHIMSIHNADSREKEWMRSSKPYPLSISLRQLQDLLKNTRAIDVDSFNMVVRVNATDDIQWAKDTPYHYMDLRFSMILNDSTQDPKLRLPFDAQRYIIAKLFHCWPDMCFDVSVCKFCCRFVQPVASSSSCSTYWIEQSLYSTLFPYRMHGKKNPSQKNIFKIQCISFHLNIALAIPVWNDDVFRWRRIIPIGVPKNPNSNMSGFLVLKIMRTWHDHEHGLPVVPDNYDLRNQVLVHLLSYKDNECVENIPQVVRDLVKRIGINFF; encoded by the exons ATG CTTCAGGGGCTTGAGGCGCATCTAAAGATTGCTTCTAAGATGAATGGGTTTAACCTAGGTACTTGGCCAGATATTGATGTAACTAGATGGACTATAAAAGAGTATATTCAAGATCGAATTCAATCTGATGG ATCATCTTGCGGCTTGTTCATGCTACAATTCATTGAATACTGGACAGGACACAAACTGTCACATCCTGTTACACAG GAAGATGTCAAACCCTTCAGGCAAAAAGTAGCAATCATTCTCCATGAATCAGATCTGAACGATATAAAAGGAACTCCTGAGTACCATAATCCAGCAGACGATATAATAGATACTGACGGTGTTGAAATATTGGACCCGCCACCTGCCATGGTTGTTCTGAGAATGCCACTTAATAAAAATGAGCTACTTTGCAAACTTCGAGGTCATATCATGTCCATTCATAATGCAGATTCCCGAGA GAAAGAATGGATGCGTAGCTCCAAGCCCTACCCACTAAGTATAAGTCTTAGACAACTACAAGACTTACTAAAGAATACACGGGCTATTGATGTCGACAGTTTTAACATGGTTGTTCGAGTAAATGCTACAGACGACATTCAATGGGCTAAAGACACTCCATATCACTATATGGATCTCAGATTTTCT ATGATACTAAATGACTCTACACAAGATCCAAAACTCCGTTTACCATTTGATGCCCAACGCTACATTATTGCAAAACTATTTCATTGTTGGCCTGATATGTGCTTTGACGTCTCGGTGTGCAA ATTTTGTTGCCGTTTTGTACAACCGGTCGCTTCATCCTCTTCCTGTTCGACCTATTGGATAGAACAATCACTATACTCGACCCTCTTCCCCTATCGGATGCATGGAAAAAAGAATCCTTCACAGAAGAACATATTTAAGATTCAATGTATTTCATTCCATCTAAACATAGCATTAGCAATTCCTGTCTGGAATGATGATGTTTTTAGATGGCGTCGCATCATACCAATTGGAGTTCCAAAAAACCCAAACAG CAATATGTCTGGGTTTTTAGTTTTAAAGATTATGCGCACgtggcatgatcatgaacatggaTTACCTGTTGTCCCG GACAATTATGACCTACGGAATCAGGTGTTGGTACACTTGCTGTCGTACAAGGACAATGAATGCGTAGAAAATATTCCACAAGTCGTGCGTGATTTGGTGAAGAGAATTGGGATAAACTTTTTTTAG